The Pseudomonas parafulva genome includes a window with the following:
- the hisN gene encoding histidinol-phosphatase has product MPLSAEQIAEFREFAEQLADAASAAITPYFRASLEVEDKGGRLYDPVTVADKAAEDAMRERIQARYPDHGILGEEAGVAVGSSPLTWVLDPIDGTRAFITGLPLWGTLIALNDGTRPVVGVMNQPFTGERFIGTPEGAWSGTRALKTRACKELAAATLMCTTPDMFDTPARKAAFEHVASQARLMRYGGDCYAYCMLASGFVDVIVEASLQPYDVQALMPIIEGAGGVITAWDGSSAQQGGCVVACGDPALHAQVVELLRGAM; this is encoded by the coding sequence ATGCCCCTGAGCGCCGAACAGATTGCCGAGTTTCGTGAGTTTGCCGAGCAGTTGGCCGATGCTGCGAGCGCGGCCATCACGCCTTACTTTCGTGCAAGCCTTGAGGTCGAGGACAAAGGCGGTCGCTTGTACGACCCGGTCACCGTCGCCGACAAGGCGGCCGAGGACGCGATGCGCGAGCGGATCCAGGCGCGCTATCCAGACCATGGCATTCTCGGTGAAGAGGCGGGCGTGGCCGTGGGCAGCAGCCCGTTGACCTGGGTGCTCGACCCGATCGACGGCACCCGTGCCTTCATCACCGGCCTGCCGTTGTGGGGCACGCTGATCGCGCTCAACGACGGTACCCGGCCAGTCGTGGGGGTGATGAACCAGCCCTTTACCGGCGAACGGTTCATCGGCACGCCCGAAGGTGCCTGGTCGGGCACGCGAGCGCTCAAGACCCGCGCCTGCAAGGAACTGGCAGCGGCCACGCTGATGTGCACCACCCCTGACATGTTCGATACGCCTGCGCGCAAGGCTGCGTTCGAGCACGTGGCCAGCCAGGCGCGGCTGATGCGCTACGGTGGCGATTGCTATGCCTATTGCATGCTGGCGTCGGGCTTTGTGGATGTCATCGTCGAAGCCAGCTTGCAGCCCTATGACGTGCAGGCGCTCATGCCCATCATCGAGGGCGCAGGCGGGGTGATCACCGCCTGGGATGGCAGCAGCGCGCAGCAGGGCGGTTGCGTGGTGGCCTGTGGTGACCCGGCCCTGCATGCCCAGGTCGTGGAGCTGCTGCGCGGCGCGATGTAA
- a CDS encoding helix-turn-helix domain-containing protein has protein sequence MSINSIYPQIGKIIASTGSRQFPRLLHDLIQAHLCIDATQIRQLPRSPSETTVLDETVFSCDQATATASGDPSRLHRIRTSDARVEIRVLRADTTYGFSALERNRLEAITPLVLPMLEKHLRALQPTAQRNSHESLEQRFIERLAQTGLKLSERERQVCLGLLAGQTAPEQAERLGLRVNTVESYLRRAVIKLGIGGRHSLMRWMYA, from the coding sequence ATGAGCATCAATTCCATTTATCCCCAGATCGGCAAGATCATTGCCAGCACCGGCAGCCGCCAGTTCCCCCGCCTGTTGCATGACCTGATTCAGGCTCACCTGTGCATCGACGCCACGCAGATCCGCCAGCTGCCACGCTCGCCGAGCGAAACCACCGTGCTCGACGAAACCGTGTTCTCGTGCGATCAAGCCACTGCCACCGCCTCGGGCGACCCATCGCGCCTGCACCGTATCCGCACCAGCGACGCGCGGGTCGAGATCCGCGTACTGCGCGCCGACACCACCTACGGCTTCTCCGCCCTGGAGCGCAACAGGCTCGAGGCCATTACACCCTTGGTGCTGCCGATGCTGGAGAAACACCTGCGTGCCCTGCAACCCACCGCGCAGCGCAATAGCCACGAGAGCCTGGAGCAGCGGTTCATTGAGCGCCTGGCCCAGACCGGCCTTAAGCTGTCCGAACGCGAGCGCCAGGTCTGCCTTGGGCTGCTGGCCGGTCAAACGGCCCCCGAGCAGGCCGAGCGGCTTGGCCTGCGCGTGAATACCGTCGAAAGCTACCTGCGCCGGGCCGTGATCAAGCTGGGCATCGGCGGGCGGCATTCGCTGATGCGCTGGATGTACGCCTAG
- a CDS encoding MacB family efflux pump subunit, with the protein MNMNVQPTAPLSQATGQGEPLLCLKGVTRSFQAGERAFLALKGIDLQIHRGELVAIIGASGSGKSTLMNILGCLDNASAGSYRVDGQQTRDLDADALAALRRDHFGFIFQRYHLLPHLDALHNVEIPAVYAGMDLQRRHEQAQTLLSRLGLGEHLRHRPSQLSGGQQQRVSICRALMNGGQVILADEPTGALDSASGKEVMKILLELHAAGHTVILVTHDPQVAAHAERIIEVSDGQIVSDQRKAPETVPARAVAPTPARPGGHRLLASLGMFREAFKMAWLALVSHRMRTLLTMLGIIIGITSVVSISAIGEGAKGYVLKDIQAIGSNTIDVYSGSNFGDSRARNIETLVPADVAALNALYYVDSATPVIGQGTLVRYRNLDVDVQLNGVSEHYFQVRNIPLAAGIVFSAEDARRQAQVVVIDHNTRERLFGPAIDPLGQVILVGNLPCTVIGVTARNKNLFVASNQLNIWVPYETAAGRVLGQRHLDSISVRIKDGVPSKRVEEEVSRVLLQRHGSKDFFTNNLDSIMQTVQKTSRSLTLLLSLIAVISLVVGGIGVMNIMLVSVTERTREIGIRMAVGARQVDIRQQFLVEAVMVCLLGGLVGVGLSYAVGYLFELFVKQWEMVFSPASIVMAFACSTLIGVVFGFVPARNAARLDPIEALARD; encoded by the coding sequence ATGAACATGAATGTGCAACCGACCGCCCCCCTGAGCCAGGCAACAGGGCAGGGGGAGCCCTTGCTTTGCCTGAAGGGCGTTACCCGCAGTTTCCAGGCCGGCGAGCGGGCTTTTCTCGCCCTCAAGGGTATCGACCTGCAGATTCACCGTGGTGAGCTGGTGGCCATCATCGGCGCCTCGGGCTCGGGCAAGTCCACGCTGATGAACATCCTGGGCTGCCTGGACAATGCCAGCGCTGGCAGTTACCGGGTCGATGGTCAGCAAACCCGGGACCTTGACGCCGATGCGCTGGCCGCTCTGCGCCGCGATCACTTCGGGTTCATCTTCCAGCGCTACCACTTGCTGCCGCACCTGGACGCCCTGCACAACGTCGAGATCCCTGCCGTGTACGCCGGGATGGACCTGCAACGCCGCCATGAGCAGGCGCAGACGCTGCTGAGCCGGCTGGGGCTGGGCGAGCACTTGCGCCACCGTCCCAGCCAGCTGTCCGGAGGCCAGCAGCAGCGGGTGAGCATATGCCGGGCCCTGATGAATGGCGGCCAGGTGATCCTGGCAGACGAACCCACAGGCGCGCTGGACAGCGCCAGCGGCAAGGAAGTCATGAAGATCCTGCTGGAGCTGCACGCCGCGGGCCACACCGTGATCCTGGTCACCCATGACCCGCAGGTGGCCGCACATGCCGAGCGCATCATCGAAGTCAGCGACGGTCAGATCGTCAGCGACCAGCGCAAAGCCCCTGAAACGGTGCCTGCACGGGCCGTTGCCCCAACGCCGGCTCGGCCAGGTGGGCATCGCCTGTTGGCAAGCCTGGGCATGTTCCGCGAGGCGTTCAAGATGGCTTGGCTGGCCTTGGTGTCACACCGCATGCGTACCTTGCTGACCATGCTGGGGATCATCATCGGCATCACCTCGGTGGTGTCTATTTCAGCTATCGGCGAGGGGGCCAAGGGGTATGTACTCAAGGACATCCAGGCCATCGGCAGCAACACCATCGATGTGTATTCAGGAAGCAACTTCGGCGACAGCCGGGCCAGAAACATCGAAACCTTGGTGCCGGCGGATGTGGCGGCGCTCAACGCCTTGTATTACGTCGACAGCGCAACGCCTGTGATCGGTCAGGGCACGCTGGTGCGCTACCGCAACCTGGACGTGGACGTACAGCTCAATGGCGTCAGCGAGCACTACTTCCAGGTGCGCAACATCCCACTGGCAGCGGGCATCGTGTTCAGTGCCGAGGATGCCCGGCGCCAGGCCCAGGTGGTGGTCATCGACCATAACACCCGCGAACGCCTGTTCGGCCCGGCCATCGACCCCCTTGGGCAAGTGATCCTGGTCGGTAACCTGCCCTGTACCGTGATCGGCGTCACGGCCCGCAACAAGAACCTGTTCGTGGCCAGCAACCAGCTGAACATCTGGGTGCCGTACGAGACTGCCGCCGGGCGGGTGCTGGGACAGCGTCACCTGGACAGCATCAGCGTGCGGATCAAGGATGGGGTGCCCAGCAAGCGGGTCGAGGAGGAGGTCAGCCGGGTACTGCTGCAGCGCCACGGCAGCAAGGACTTCTTCACCAACAACCTGGACAGCATCATGCAGACCGTGCAGAAGACCAGCCGCTCGCTGACCTTGCTGCTGTCGCTGATCGCGGTGATCTCGCTGGTGGTGGGCGGCATCGGGGTGATGAACATCATGCTGGTATCGGTGACCGAACGTACCCGGGAAATCGGCATACGCATGGCCGTCGGGGCCCGTCAGGTCGACATCCGCCAGCAGTTCCTGGTCGAAGCGGTCATGGTCTGCCTGTTGGGCGGGTTAGTGGGCGTGGGCCTGTCCTACGCGGTGGGCTACCTGTTCGAACTGTTCGTCAAGCAATGGGAAATGGTGTTTTCTCCGGCCTCGATCGTGATGGCGTTCGCCTGCTCGACCTTGATCGGGGTGGTGTTCGGCTTCGTGCCGGCGCGCAATGCGGCTCGACTGGACCCCATCGAAGCGCTGGCACGGGACTGA
- the macA gene encoding macrolide transporter subunit MacA, with protein sequence MDKTKLRKWGIGLGLAVMASIGLYAVQAPAKAPQYITAQVERADIENAVLATGVLEGIKQVDVGAQVSGQLKSLKVKLGDKVTEGQWLAEIDPLVLRNTLRQAEVDEQKLQAQRRSTLAQLKQAKGVYERYRALQVDASVSRQEYEKAEADYQVQQAAVGSLDAQIRSAQVEIDTARVNLGYTRISAPITGHVVGIVTQEGQTVIANQLAPVLLKLANLDTMTVKAQVSEADVIHITPGQEVYFTILGEDKRYYAKLRGTEPAPQHYAQSSDKAEGGAGKPTGAVFYNALFEVPNPDHRLRIAMTAQVHIVLDTAQQVLTVPVAALGGREADGSFAVRVLDDKGFAEQRKVVVGINNNVRVQIEQGLNEGDRVVIGEPITGDSGA encoded by the coding sequence ATGGATAAAACCAAACTGCGCAAATGGGGCATCGGGCTGGGCCTTGCCGTGATGGCGAGTATCGGCCTGTATGCGGTTCAGGCCCCAGCCAAGGCACCGCAGTACATCACCGCCCAGGTCGAGCGCGCCGACATCGAGAACGCGGTACTGGCTACCGGGGTGCTCGAAGGGATCAAACAGGTGGATGTGGGTGCCCAGGTATCCGGTCAGCTGAAATCGCTCAAGGTGAAGCTGGGCGACAAGGTGACCGAAGGCCAGTGGCTGGCCGAGATAGACCCGCTGGTGCTGCGCAACACCTTGCGCCAGGCGGAGGTGGACGAGCAGAAGCTGCAGGCCCAGCGCCGCTCGACCCTGGCCCAACTCAAGCAGGCCAAAGGGGTCTATGAACGCTATCGGGCGCTGCAGGTCGATGCCTCGGTATCGCGCCAGGAATATGAAAAGGCCGAGGCCGACTATCAGGTCCAGCAGGCCGCCGTGGGCTCGCTCGATGCGCAGATCCGCAGCGCCCAGGTGGAAATCGACACGGCCCGAGTCAACCTGGGCTATACCCGCATCAGCGCACCGATCACAGGCCACGTGGTGGGCATCGTTACCCAGGAAGGGCAGACGGTGATCGCCAACCAGCTGGCCCCGGTGCTGCTCAAGCTGGCCAACCTGGACACCATGACCGTCAAGGCACAAGTCTCGGAAGCGGATGTGATTCACATCACGCCGGGCCAGGAGGTGTATTTCACCATCCTGGGGGAAGACAAACGCTATTACGCCAAACTGCGCGGCACCGAGCCTGCCCCTCAGCACTACGCCCAGAGCAGCGACAAGGCAGAGGGCGGGGCCGGCAAGCCAACGGGCGCTGTGTTCTACAACGCCTTGTTCGAAGTCCCCAACCCTGATCACCGCTTGCGCATCGCCATGACGGCGCAAGTGCACATCGTACTCGACACCGCGCAGCAGGTGCTGACCGTGCCAGTGGCAGCACTGGGTGGGCGCGAGGCCGACGGCAGCTTCGCCGTGCGGGTGCTCGATGACAAGGGCTTCGCCGAGCAGCGCAAGGTGGTGGTGGGGATCAACAACAACGTTCGGGTACAGATCGAGCAGGGTCTCAACGAAGGTGACCGTGTGGTGATTGGCGAGCCGATCACCGGCGACTCGGGAGCCTGA